In Anopheles gambiae chromosome 2, idAnoGambNW_F1_1, whole genome shotgun sequence, a single window of DNA contains:
- the LOC1273631 gene encoding uncharacterized protein LOC1273631, producing the protein MCSNTNCTRTKMSAWRSTDDTVPLSTKPMPTGRRKPSSWKVGVLVTLLLAMQLLVSPAHGTEESDFTKQCSNCKCSWKSGRKSADCTNQRLPVVPQELSNELQILDLSHNQIDELPAKTFEAAHQTNLQKLYLRHNSMKRVDRDAFRNLTILIELDMANNNLTALEAGVFDDLTKIRVIILNNNQIERIDKNLFYGLQYLTKVHLRTNRLVRIALNSFVNVPNLSQIELDYNELQALRKESFSGLEKLTSLSLTNNPWNCSCTLRSFAEYVLAKNLYTSPTACSVPKVLAGRQWTEIELDDFACPPAIVENRMQFPGAGENATFICKVTGLPLPKIDWLFQKRSFSRHDQRLRVTEAVRTSPRDQSEVLVSELTIVGVRPSDRGTYVCKATNRGGIDESEQFFDLKADPHPITSATRSKDILQIVLIVVVVVLLFVILSWVLVYCICCRKRRFKKNSAMRENGQMNTKMMDKSQNESILDGGSVMVDMQKSLLTEVNPVEKPPRRADIDAGEKGPGSGGQSSVGGDYDEKHEAKRTLLEETGFVAQDEETASVALSDSNPRSRATFVDDGCGTNLPPDLLAFPARFPQSPSIQSSMSNIHDGRIYGKSPLASPIYQTGPGTSLGGGASAQMPAGFRTLQHPKTGRTIAIAAARSNSPFTPAPLIYPPLALKHQGYVTIPRKQRTPSWTPSMSSAVTAELLPAGSAGHSGATSPTSPIDLSLGEPVYDNLGLRTTASGNSTLKLNKTGLRGTPLGSTAAGTALTSTPMAKYSMKDRPLPATPGGQTATPNSSLLGHGGGNYEAIPEALPYGAGQSMVAGGLSGFDLDQSSIYGPVVGTTTNRSKVPPRPPPKPKKKVVLPAAGGIVTTGDDQSSAPSGQMATAGGDSSGINTSTTNTSTSPLVAEDCDDGTEV; encoded by the exons ATGTGTTCCAATACGAACTGCACACGGACGAAAATGAGTGCGTGGCGCTCCACAGACGACACAGTGCCACTTAGCACCAAACCGATGCCGACCGGTCGAAGAAAACCGAGTTCCTGGAAGGTCGGCGTGCTGgtgacgctgctgctggcaaTGCAGCTGCTCGTCAGCCCAGCGCACGGTACGGAAGAATCGGACTTTACGAAACAGTGCAGCAACTGCAAGTGCAGCTGGAAGAGCGGTCGCAAGAGTGCGGACTGTACGAACCAGCGGCTACCGGTCGTACCGCAGGAGCTGAGCAACGAGCTGCAGATCCTGGACCTGTCGCACAACCAGATCGACGAGCTGCCGGCGAAAACGTTCGAGGCCGCCCACCAGACGAACCTGCAGAAGCTGTACCTGCGCCACAACAGCATGAAGCGGGTCGATCGGGATGCGTTCCGCAACCTGACCATCCTGATCGAGCTCGACATGGCGAACAACAACCTGACCGCGCTCGAGGCGGGCGTCTTTGACGATCTCACCAAGATCCGGGTCATCATCCTGAACAACAACCAGATCGAGCGGATCGATAAGAACCTGTTCTACGGCCTGCAGTACCTGACGAAGGTGCACCTGCGCACCAACCGGCTGGTGCGGATCGCGCTGAACAGCTTCGTGAACGTGCCGAACCTGTCGCAGATCGAGCTCGACTATAATGAGCTCCAGGCACTGCGCAAGGAATCCTTCTCCGGCCTGGAGAAGCTGACCAGCCTGTCGCTCACGAACAACCCGTGGAACTGCAGCTGCACGCTACGCAGCTTCGCCGAGTACGTGCTGGCGAAGAACCTGTACACCTCGCCGACCGCCTGCAGTGTGCCGAAAGTGCTCGCCGGCCGCCAGTGGACCGAGATCGAGCTGGACGACTTTGCCTGCCCGCCCGCCATCGTCGAGAACCGGATGCAGTTCCCGGGGGCGGGCGAAAACGCTACCTTCATCTGTAAGGTAACCGGGCTGCCACTGCCGAAGATTGACTGGCTGTTCCAGAAGCGGTCCTTCTCGCGCCACGACCAGCGGCTGCGCGTAACCGAGGCCGTGCGGACGAGTCCGCGCGACCAGAGCGAGGTGCTCGTGTCCGAGCTGACCATCGTCGGCGTGCGGCCGTCCGATCGCGGCACGTACGTGTGCAAGGCGACCAACCGGGGCGGTATCGACGAGAGCGAGCAGTTCTTCGACCTGAAGGCGGACCCGCACCCGATCACGTCCGCGACCCGCTCGAAGGATATCCTGCAGATCGTGCTGatcgtcgtggtggtggtgctgctctTCGTCATCCTCAGCTGGGTGCTGGTGTACTGCATCTGCTGCCGGAAGCGGCGGTTCAAGAAAAACTCCGCAATGAGAGAGAACGGCCAGATGAACACGAAGATGATGGACAAGTCGCAGAACGAATCGATACTGGACGGTGGGTCCGTGATGGTCGACATGCAGAAGAGCCTGCTGACGGAGGTGAACCCGGTGGAGAAGCCGCCCCGCCGGGCCGACATTGATGCCGGCGAAAAGGGTCCGGGCAGCGGGggccagagctcggtcggcgGTGACTACGACGAGAAGCACGAGGCCAAGCGAACGCTACTGGAAGAGACAGGTTTTG TCGCCCAGGATGAGGAAACAGCTTCGGTGGCGCTGTCGGACTCGAACCCGCGCTCCCGTGCCACCTTCGTAGATGACGGCTGCGGCACCAACCTGCCGCCGGACCTGCTGGCCTTCCCGGCCCGCTTCCCCCAGTCGCCCTCGATACAGAGCTCGATGTCGAACATCCACGACGGGCGCATCTACGGTAAATCGCCGCTGGCCAGCCCAATCTACCAGACCGGACCGGGCACCAGCCTGGGCGGCGGTGCGTCCGCCCAGATGCCGGCCGGGTTCCGCACGCTGCAGCATCCGAAGACGGGTCGCACGATAGCGATTGCGGCGGCCCGCTCGAACTCACCATTCACGCCGGCGCCCCTCATCTATCCGCCGCTCGCCCTCAAACACCAGGGGTACGTGACAATCCCGCGCAAACAGCGCACCCCCAGCTGGACACCGTCGATGAGCTCGGCGGTGACGGCCGAGCTGCTGCCGGCGGGCAGCGCCGGTCACAGTGGGGCCACCAGTCCCACCTCCCCCATCGACCTGTCGCTCGGCGAGCCGGTGTACGACAATCTCGGTCTGCGGACGACCGCGTCCGGCAACTCGACGCTCAAGCTGAACAAAACGGGCCTGCGGGGGACACCGCTCGGGTCGACGGCGGCCGGCACCGCGCTCACCTCGACACCGATGGCAAAGTACAGCATGAAGGATCGGCCGCTGCCGGCCACACCCGGCGGCCAGACGGCAACGCCCAACAGCTCGCTGCTGGGGCACGGTGGTGGCAACTACGAGGCTATACCGGAGGCACTGCCCTACGGTGCGGGACAATCAATGGTGGCCGGTGGGTTGAGCGGGTTCGATCTCGATCAGTCCTCCATCTACGGTCCGGTGGTGGGGACGACCACGAACCGTAGCAAAGTTCCGCCCAGGCCACCGCCCAAGCCGAAGAAGAAGGTAGTCCTCCCGGCAGCGGGTGGCATCGTGACGACCGGGGACGATCAGAGCTCGGCACCGAGCGGCCAGATGGCGACTGCTGGTGGTGACAGTAGCGGCATCAACACCAGCACTAccaacaccagcaccagcccGCTGGTAGCCGAAGACTGCGACGACGGTACCGAGGTCTAG